ATGGACTTTTAATCCCACCTGTGTATGCCCCCACATGGAACTTTCTATAACTTTCCATGGAAACCGGGGATGGAGCAATATGTTCAAAGAATAATGCTAGAAAGATTGTATGCTGAATCCCACAAGGTACGTGACCCCCACAAAATAATAAGCATACTTCCTATggtaataaaataataatatagaGATTTTGCTACTTTCAAGACTTTGTCCCTTTCATGtaaatacaaattatttttttcacaaGTGCGTCGTAGTGTTAGGAAATAGAATTGAAGAAACATTAGAAACGTCAACTAAGACTGATGTTTATGAATCTCGTTTCTTTTCAACGTACTGTAGAATGTAGaagaatgtaaacaaatagaTAAACTACCTTCTActaaatatttcattatctTCATTATCTTATGTAAAAAACGTGGTGCTAGCTTTCCGTTTGATCCAATATTATACTAtacaattgtttttatctTCAACAGGATTCGATTACTTACGGGGAAAAATTAAGGTTAAATGGAAATGTGAATAAAATCATAATATTACTAAAATCCCTTTGCAACTATTTACAAACATCTTTCTGTTGACTTCTCAGtatttaaattgtttttcttttcattcatccataaaaaacatatacATTCTTTAgtattctctttttttcttctcttccGTGCATACTAGAGTGTTTGCAACCTTCTTTACGAAAGATTCGCTATCAGTAGTTTTCtactgttttcttttttccataAATTTCGCTGGGTGGCTGCAAACAGAGAAATTTTCGTTTCCTTAATAACCTGTAGGGTCCGCCTCCTTCTTTGTGAATTGTAAAGAGGCAAACAATAGAAATTGATCGCctaaacaaattaaaacaaaaaaatttaactgCCGAAGTgcatttttattcaatttttttttacgtttTTCTCTGTTTCCCGGCTTTCGCGATATCGTTTGgcatttgcatttttatttatttagtcTTATTTACTGTACAAATTCAATCCTTTATTTTCCTATTGTTTCAAAGgggaaagaaataaaaggaaaggAAATTTCTCATCTCTTGATTTTAACTCGATTTTCTATACTCGCAGTTTGAATCTCTGTGtgattatttcttttcttttgatcattttatatattttgagCGAAATTTTTACGATTTTCTTACTCAGCACAACAATTACGATTTAAGGGAAATTTTGTTCTCGTATTTTCCTTTGACAACAACACACCAGCTACAAGAACATAAGAACAACAcacttttctttcaacCATTTCCTACCACTTTTCAcattttgataatttgtgaaaggaaatttaatagaaaagtATTGAAAAGAAACGATTATTTTGTGTTTCTTTCTAGAAAATTGGTGGATTGCTATTTTAGcgataaaattttttttaaacttatctgagaaagtttttaagggaaatttttttactttttcctcttttctCACGAATTTGACTTATTGTTGAATCTTTGCTTTATTATAGACTCCATTAAAGTCTCCTCTAATATTTTATCTTCTTAATATtccaatttcttttttatttacccCCTTTCTTCCACTGTCGTTTTTGTTCTCCTTACATATATTACAAGCATAATGGTGAAAGAAACTAAACTATACGAAGTCTTGAACGTTGATGTCACTGCTTCTCAAGCTGAATTGAAGAAAGCTTACCGCAAGCTTGctttaaaatatcatcCCGACAAAAACCCTAATGCCGGCGATAAGTTTAAGGAAATTAGCCGTGCTTATGAAATTCTTGCTGATGAAGAGAAACGTGCTACTTATGATCGTTTTGGTGAAGAAGGTTTACAAGGTGGTGGTGCCGATGGTGGTATGTCTGCTGATGACTTGTTTGCTTCCTTTTTTGGTGGTGGAATGTTTGGTGGTGGTATGCCCCGTGGTCCTCGCAAGGGCAAGGATCTTGTTCATACCATCAAGGTTACTTTGGAGGACCTCTATCGTGGTAAGACTACAAAGCTTGCTTTGCAAAAGAAGGTCATTTGCCCCAAGTGTAGCGGTCGTGGTGGCAAGGAAGGCTCTGTCAAATCTTGTGCCTCTTGTAATGGTAGCGGTGTCAAATTCATTACTCGTGCCATGGGTCCAATGATACAACGTATGCAAATGACCTGTCCTGATTGTAATGGTGCAGGTGAAACCATCCGCGATGAAGACCGTTGCAAAGAATGTGATGGTGCCAAGGTCATTTCTCAACGTAAAATCCTTACCGTACATGTTGAGAAGGGTATGCACAATGGTCAGAAGATTGTATTTAAGGAAGAAGGCGAGCAAGCTCCTGGAATCATTCCCGGTGATGTAATCTTTGTCATTGATCAAAAGGAACATCCTCGTTTCAAGCGCAGTGGTGATCATTTGTTTTATGAGGCTCATGTCGATTTACTCACTGCTTTGGCTGGTGGTCAAATTGTCGTCGAGCACCTGGACGACCGTTGGCTTACTATCCCCATCATCCCCGGAGAGTGCATTCGTCCCAATGAACTCAAAGTTCTTCCTGGTCAAGGTATGCTTTCTCAACGCCATCATCAACCTGGAAACCTTTACATTCGCTTCCATGTCGACTTTCCTGAACCCAACTTCGCTACCCCAGAACAGCTTGCATTGCTTGAAAAGGCTTTACCTCCCCGTAAGATTGAGAGCGCTCCCAAAAATGCTCACACTGAGGAATGTGTTTTGGCAACTGTCGATCCTACTGAGAAGGTTCGCATTGACAATAACGTGGACCCCACTACTGCCACTTCGAtggatgaagatgaagatgaagaaggtGGACACCCCGGTGTTCAATGTGCTCAACAGTAAACCTGTCTTATTctgaatttcttttcattcattttttcaaaattgacAGCATTTGGATTCGTTATCCTTTTAAGAAGAGCCTAGacaattatttgttttcagaTGTTCCTAATCTTTTCCTTAGGTTTCGAGTTGCTATTGCATGTATACCTTATTCTCTTgttcctttttttcatccTGTAAACTCATTCCCCTCATTTGGTGttagttttcttttatctCATAAAGATGTTTGATATCTAGCTTCGGCATATCTAACATACTTGCCTTTGATAGTTATTCTCTCGGTTCTTATCTTGGTCTTTATACTTCGTTAATACGCTGcttcaataaatataatgacTGCAAAAAGTCGATTTATAAATATGAA
This region of Schizosaccharomyces pombe strain 972h- genome assembly, chromosome: II genomic DNA includes:
- the mas5 gene encoding DNAJ domain-containing protein Mas5, whose product is MVKETKLYEVLNVDVTASQAELKKAYRKLALKYHPDKNPNAGDKFKEISRAYEILADEEKRATYDRFGEEGLQGGGADGGMSADDLFASFFGGGMFGGGMPRGPRKGKDLVHTIKVTLEDLYRGKTTKLALQKKVICPKCSGRGGKEGSVKSCASCNGSGVKFITRAMGPMIQRMQMTCPDCNGAGETIRDEDRCKECDGAKVISQRKILTVHVEKGMHNGQKIVFKEEGEQAPGIIPGDVIFVIDQKEHPRFKRSGDHLFYEAHVDLLTALAGGQIVVEHLDDRWLTIPIIPGECIRPNELKVLPGQGMLSQRHHQPGNLYIRFHVDFPEPNFATPEQLALLEKALPPRKIESAPKNAHTEECVLATVDPTEKVRIDNNVDPTTATSMDEDEDEEGGHPGVQCAQQ